From one Bacillus solimangrovi genomic stretch:
- the purC gene encoding phosphoribosylaminoimidazolesuccinocarboxamide synthase: protein MEKGKLLYEGKAKRIYTTNDDSLVWIEYKDDATAFNGEKKASISGKGRLNNEISSLLFEKLTEQKIENHFVKKLSETEQLVKKTKIIPLEVVVRNIAAGSLAKRLGLEEGTSLKRTIIEFYYKNDELGDPLLNQEHIEIMELASNDQLEQMKEIALKVNDSLVDYFNSCNVRLIDFKLEFGLDNDGVLILSDEVSPDTCRLWDKDTNEKFDKDVFRRDIGNLTDAYEEILKRLGGTELCIK from the coding sequence ATGGAGAAAGGTAAACTGCTGTACGAAGGGAAAGCAAAACGAATCTATACAACTAATGACGATTCACTCGTTTGGATTGAATATAAAGACGATGCAACTGCATTTAATGGTGAAAAAAAAGCGAGCATTTCAGGAAAGGGTCGCTTGAATAATGAAATTTCATCGTTATTGTTTGAGAAGTTAACTGAGCAGAAAATCGAAAATCATTTCGTGAAGAAACTTTCAGAAACAGAACAACTAGTTAAGAAGACAAAGATTATTCCTCTTGAAGTTGTTGTCCGTAACATTGCAGCAGGCAGTTTAGCGAAGCGCCTTGGATTAGAAGAAGGAACTTCATTAAAGCGTACGATCATAGAATTTTACTATAAAAATGATGAATTAGGAGATCCACTTCTTAACCAAGAACATATTGAAATTATGGAGTTAGCGAGCAATGATCAGCTTGAGCAAATGAAAGAAATAGCGCTGAAAGTTAATGATAGCTTAGTAGATTATTTTAACTCTTGTAATGTACGTCTAATCGATTTCAAGTTAGAATTTGGGTTAGATAACGATGGAGTGTTGATATTATCAGATGAGGTATCACCTGATACATGTCGCTTATGGGATAAAGATACGAATGAGAAATTTGATAAAGATGTTTTTAGACGAGATATTGGTAATTTAACAGATGCTTATGAAGAAATTTTAAAACGACTAGGGGGAACTGAATTATGTATAAAGTAA
- the purQ gene encoding phosphoribosylformylglycinamidine synthase subunit PurQ: protein MKFAVIVFPGSNCDVDMYHAIKDELGEEVEYIQHTETDLSQFDAILLPGGFSYGDYLRSGAIARFANVMSAVKEAAEAGTPILGVCNGFQVLLESGLLPGAMKRNRDLKFMCRQVELQVENNQTMFTSSYEQGQVITIPIAHGEGNYECDDETLATLEANNQIVFRYHDANPNGSKANIAGIVNEQGNVLGMMPHPERAVDDLLGSADGLHLFQSILKNWRESHVVTS, encoded by the coding sequence GTGAAGTTTGCTGTAATTGTTTTTCCAGGTTCTAATTGCGACGTGGATATGTATCATGCCATTAAAGATGAATTAGGCGAAGAGGTAGAATATATTCAACATACAGAAACAGACTTATCACAGTTCGATGCGATCCTACTACCTGGAGGATTCTCTTATGGTGATTACTTACGTTCAGGAGCAATTGCTCGTTTTGCAAATGTCATGTCTGCAGTGAAAGAAGCTGCTGAAGCTGGTACACCAATCTTAGGAGTATGTAATGGGTTTCAAGTATTACTTGAGTCAGGATTGTTACCAGGTGCGATGAAGCGAAATCGTGATTTGAAGTTCATGTGCCGCCAAGTTGAGTTACAAGTTGAAAACAATCAAACAATGTTTACTTCAAGTTATGAGCAAGGTCAAGTGATAACTATTCCAATCGCTCATGGAGAAGGAAATTACGAATGTGATGATGAAACACTAGCAACTCTTGAAGCAAATAATCAAATCGTATTTCGCTACCATGATGCAAATCCGAATGGTTCTAAGGCGAATATTGCAGGTATTGTAAACGAACAAGGAAATGTACTAGGAATGATGCCGCATCCTGAACGTGCAGTGGATGATTTATTAGGGAGCGCGGACGGTTTACATTTATTTCAGTCAATCCTGAAAAATTGGAGGGAATCACATGTCGTTACTTCTTGA
- the purB gene encoding adenylosuccinate lyase, translated as MIERYTRPEMGAIWTEENRFKAWLEVEILACEAWSELGDIPKEDVKRIRENATFDIARIHEIEAETRHDVVAFTRAVSESLGEERKWVHYGLTSTDVVDTALSYLLKQANDILRTDLENFVNILKEKAQEHKYTVMMGRTHGVHAEPTTFGLKLSLWYEEMKRNLERFNQAAEGIEYGKLSGAVGTYANIDPFVERYVCENLGIKPAPISTQTLQRDRHADYMSAIALIATSIEKFAVEVRGLQKSETREVEEFFAKGQKGSSAMPHKRNPIGSENMTGLARVIRGHMLTAFENVPLWHERDISHSSAERIILPDATIALNYMLNRFGNIVKNLTVFPENMKRNMTRTFGLIYSQRVLLTLIDKGMSREEAYDLVQPKTMEAWEKQVQFRELIDAEEKITSLLTKEEIDDCFDYNYHLKNVDMIFERLGLNE; from the coding sequence ATGATTGAACGTTATACCCGTCCAGAAATGGGAGCAATATGGACTGAAGAAAATCGATTTAAGGCATGGTTAGAAGTTGAGATTTTAGCATGTGAGGCATGGTCAGAGTTAGGTGATATCCCAAAAGAAGATGTGAAGAGAATTAGGGAAAATGCTACTTTTGATATTGCGCGCATCCATGAGATTGAAGCAGAGACACGACATGATGTTGTAGCGTTTACTCGTGCAGTATCAGAATCACTAGGTGAGGAACGTAAGTGGGTGCATTATGGTCTAACTTCTACAGATGTAGTAGACACTGCGCTATCTTATTTGTTAAAGCAAGCAAATGATATTTTACGTACGGATCTAGAAAATTTCGTAAACATTCTAAAAGAAAAGGCTCAAGAGCATAAGTATACTGTCATGATGGGACGTACACATGGTGTGCATGCTGAGCCTACAACATTCGGTTTGAAGCTTAGCCTTTGGTATGAGGAAATGAAACGTAATCTAGAAAGATTTAATCAGGCTGCAGAAGGCATTGAATACGGGAAGTTATCTGGAGCTGTTGGTACATATGCAAACATTGACCCGTTTGTAGAGAGATATGTATGTGAGAATCTCGGAATTAAACCAGCTCCAATCTCAACTCAAACGTTACAACGAGATCGTCATGCAGACTATATGTCGGCAATTGCATTAATTGCAACTTCAATTGAGAAGTTTGCTGTAGAAGTTCGAGGTCTACAAAAGAGTGAAACGCGTGAAGTTGAAGAGTTCTTTGCTAAAGGTCAAAAAGGATCTTCTGCAATGCCACATAAGCGTAATCCAATTGGTTCTGAAAATATGACAGGGCTAGCTCGAGTAATTCGTGGTCATATGTTAACAGCTTTTGAAAATGTTCCACTATGGCATGAACGTGATATTTCACATTCATCCGCTGAAAGAATTATTCTTCCAGATGCAACAATTGCATTAAATTATATGCTGAATCGTTTCGGAAATATCGTGAAGAATTTAACGGTATTCCCTGAGAATATGAAGCGTAACATGACGCGTACATTTGGATTAATTTACTCTCAACGTGTATTACTTACATTAATTGATAAAGGTATGTCACGTGAAGAAGCATATGACCTTGTACAACCTAAAACGATGGAAGCTTGGGAGAAGCAAGTACAGTTCCGTGAACTAATTGACGCAGAGGAAAAAATTACTTCTCTTCTAACAAAAGAAGAAATTGATGACTGTTTCGATTATAACTATCATCTTAAAAATGTTGATATGATCTTTGAACGTCTTGGTCTTAACGAATAA
- the purS gene encoding phosphoribosylformylglycinamidine synthase subunit PurS: MYKVKVYITLKEGVLDPQGNAVQGALHSMEYHEVEGVRIGKYMELTLSDTSGDINAKVEEMCDRLLANPVIENYRYEVEEVVSQ, from the coding sequence ATGTATAAAGTAAAAGTTTATATCACGTTAAAAGAAGGCGTATTAGACCCACAAGGAAATGCAGTTCAAGGTGCATTGCATAGTATGGAATACCATGAAGTAGAAGGTGTTCGAATTGGGAAATATATGGAATTAACGTTATCTGATACATCTGGGGATATTAATGCAAAGGTAGAAGAGATGTGTGATCGCCTATTAGCTAACCCTGTTATTGAGAATTATCGTTATGAAGTTGAGGAGGTCGTGTCTCAGTGA